Sequence from the Streptomyces sp. NBC_00358 genome:
TGCCGCTCCGGGGCACCCCTTCCGCAGAGGAGCCCCACCATGGCCGACGTACTCGACAAGACCGGCGCCCGCACCGACGAGGCGGCCGATGTCATCACCGGTGCCCGTGAGCGCATCGACGCCCTCGACGACCGGATCATCGGTCTCGTGCAGGAACGGATGGCCGTCTCGGCCGTGATCCAGGAGGCCCGGATCTCGTCCGGGGGCCGCCGGGTGAACCTCTCCCGCGAGATGGAGATCCTCGGCCACTACCGGGAGGCGCTCGGCAAGCCGGGCACCTCCCTGGCCATGACCCTCCTCGAACTGTGCCGCGGCCGGGTCTGAGCCCTTGGCGGGGTACGGCATCGCGCACCCGGCGCACGCACGTACGCATTCCCTCTCACCCGTACGGCGCGTGACCGAGGTGCCGCGGACTTCGTTTCTTCTGGTGTCCGTGTCAGCCAGGGGCGGGCCCGAAAGAACCACGCGTGGCTTCACTGGAGCGATGAGACGTACGGATCGTGCCGTGCGTCGTGGGACCTCGCTCCAGGTGGTGTGACCGGACGGCAGGGGACAGCGGCCCGGTCACTCAAGAGAACGGTCGGCTCCGGGGACGCCCGGAGCCGTCCGACGGAAACTCCGGGGACGGTCCCGGTCCCCCGCCGGACAGTCCGTCGGCATCCATGGACAACCTGATCCGTGCCGCGCGTCGACACGGATCAGACGCGGGACACCGTGCCGCAGCCGGTCGTCGGGGAGTTCTCGATGTCACGGCTGCGGTCGTACGGGTCGGTGGTCGGGCCGGTCGGGGCCGCGCTGGTGGGTGTGCCCGACGCCGACTCGAAACGCGGGTGCAGGAAGCCGTCGTGGACGTCGCAGGCGGA
This genomic interval carries:
- a CDS encoding chorismate mutase; translated protein: MADVLDKTGARTDEAADVITGARERIDALDDRIIGLVQERMAVSAVIQEARISSGGRRVNLSREMEILGHYREALGKPGTSLAMTLLELCRGRV